DNA from Nocardioides seonyuensis:
AAAATCGGGCGTACCTGACACTGCACAGTCGGCGGCATGTCCAACTCGACGTCCACAGGCCCCCGATGGTCTACGGGCACCATGTCCCGTGTTGCAGCGGCTCCGTCGCTGGTTGCCGCAGCGCGCCGGTACGCGAGCCTCGGCATCCCGGTCTTCCCCTGCGTCACGGGCGGCAAGCAGCCGCTGACCCCGAACGGTTTCCACGATGCGAGCGTCTCCCTCGCCACGGTCGAACGATGGTGGCGTCGTACACCTGACGCCAACATCGGGCTCCCCACCGGCGTCACCACTGGCGTGCTCGTGGTGGACGTCGACGTCCATGGCTCTGGGAGCGGGTACGAGGCCTTCGACTGCGCCCATCACAAGGGACTGACCCAAGGGTGGGGATGGCTGGTCCGCACACCCTCGGGCGGCATGCACGCCTACTATCCGACCGCCAGAGACGAACAGAGGTGCTGGCAGGTTCCAGGCGCACACATCGACTTCCGCGGCGACGGCGGGTACGTCATCGCGCCGCCCTCGCGCCTTGAGGTCCGCGGCAAGCCAACACCGTACGAGGTCATCGCAGTCTCCGAACGGAAGCCGATGCCGTTGGACGCGGCCAAGCTGCGCCTATTCCTCGACCCGCCCAAACAGACACGCCAAGCGTGCACCCCGCTTCCGCCCCTGGGCACGAGGCCGGAACGGTTGGCCAAGTGGATGGCCACGCAGCCCGAGGGCGGTCGCAACCAAGGGCTGTTCTGGGCGGCCTGTCGCCTCGTCGAAGACGGCCACCCGATCGAGTTCACCATTGCGACCCTGGGCCCGGCCGGTGTCCAGGCGGGTCTCCCCCAACCGGAGGTGGAGTCGACCATTGTCTCGGCGTACCGCACCGCCGTCCCGCGACCTCGGGTGAGCCGCCCGGGCCCTACCCCGGTGAGTGAAGCGATCGCGCAATGAACAGTCACGGCGAGTACCGCCGCCACACCCACCAGCCGCCGGAGATGTC
Protein-coding regions in this window:
- a CDS encoding bifunctional DNA primase/polymerase; protein product: MSNSTSTGPRWSTGTMSRVAAAPSLVAAARRYASLGIPVFPCVTGGKQPLTPNGFHDASVSLATVERWWRRTPDANIGLPTGVTTGVLVVDVDVHGSGSGYEAFDCAHHKGLTQGWGWLVRTPSGGMHAYYPTARDEQRCWQVPGAHIDFRGDGGYVIAPPSRLEVRGKPTPYEVIAVSERKPMPLDAAKLRLFLDPPKQTRQACTPLPPLGTRPERLAKWMATQPEGGRNQGLFWAACRLVEDGHPIEFTIATLGPAGVQAGLPQPEVESTIVSAYRTAVPRPRVSRPGPTPVSEAIAQ